A genome region from Candidatus Bathyarchaeia archaeon includes the following:
- the dapB gene encoding 4-hydroxy-tetrahydrodipicolinate reductase, translating into MSNIRLCVAGATGRMGSTLIREAVARGFRIVGAIAARDDPNTGRTLREAGICDLNVIIMDPSRIPEAVSNADVYVSFTTPEAEVANLPVVANLGKRIVMGTTGFTDEQMKIIREAVSSRVPAVFSPNYAIGVNILLRLLRMMKVFPAGYDFSIVEIHHSGKRDAPSGTAKRMGEIISEARGYTSISYGREGLSARKPGELEILAVRAGGVPGVHEVIIAGPYEMIRIEHTSFSRSVFAQGALYAVEWIYKQDKPGIYSMDDVLGLV; encoded by the coding sequence ATGAGCAATATTAGATTATGTGTTGCTGGCGCAACTGGTAGAATGGGTAGTACGCTGATTAGGGAGGCTGTTGCTAGGGGATTTAGGATTGTTGGGGCTATTGCAGCTAGGGATGACCCTAACACAGGTAGAACCTTAAGGGAGGCTGGGATCTGCGACCTAAACGTTATTATAATGGATCCATCAAGGATTCCGGAAGCCGTCAGCAATGCAGATGTCTATGTCTCCTTCACTACGCCTGAGGCTGAGGTTGCAAATCTGCCAGTTGTGGCTAATTTAGGTAAGAGGATAGTTATGGGGACGACTGGATTTACAGATGAGCAGATGAAGATTATTAGGGAGGCTGTTTCAAGTAGGGTTCCAGCTGTCTTCTCACCAAACTATGCTATAGGAGTGAATATTCTTTTAAGGTTGCTGCGTATGATGAAAGTTTTCCCAGCAGGATACGATTTCAGCATAGTTGAGATCCATCATTCCGGTAAGAGGGATGCGCCCAGCGGAACGGCGAAGAGGATGGGTGAGATAATATCTGAGGCTAGGGGCTACACAAGCATATCCTATGGGCGTGAGGGTTTAAGCGCTAGGAAACCGGGTGAGCTTGAGATTTTGGCTGTTAGGGCTGGCGGTGTTCCAGGTGTTCATGAAGTTATTATTGCTGGTCCATATGAGATGATAAGGATAGAGCACACGTCCTTCTCTAGAAGCGTCTTCGCTCAGGGAGCATTATATGCCGTTGAATGGATTTATAAGCAGGATAAGCCTGGAATTTATAGTATGGATGATGTGTTAGGGTTGGTTTAG
- the dapA gene encoding 4-hydroxy-tetrahydrodipicolinate synthase, whose amino-acid sequence MEIKRFEGCYTALITPMKSNFEVDFEGLRRLVDFQVEEGVSGLLAVGTTGESPTLTHEESVRVIREVYDAARGRCVVIAGTGSNCTEKTIEMTREVYDFGVRCVLLVDPYYNGPSSLEIRREYIEPVAQMFPDVYVIPYVIPGRTGTQLLPQDLAILHSKFKNVRAVKEATGNLENMKLTRKLCGEDFDILSGDDDKTYDMMMSPDIRASGVISVTSNVAPAATQKFTRAILEGRVEEARRLSEALKPLFSIVTVRTEEETPYGNVTFRARNPLPYKTLMRVLGMPSGPCRRPLGKLTRKGLNVILNVARTVYERDAWIFKPIEDFFDVDLGRRLYDEGLLEDLVYEQY is encoded by the coding sequence ATGGAGATTAAGAGGTTTGAGGGATGCTATACCGCTCTAATAACCCCTATGAAGAGCAATTTTGAGGTTGATTTTGAGGGTTTAAGGAGACTTGTTGATTTTCAGGTTGAGGAGGGCGTGAGCGGTTTACTTGCCGTTGGGACTACTGGGGAGAGTCCAACGCTTACACATGAGGAGAGCGTTAGGGTTATCAGGGAAGTTTATGATGCCGCTAGAGGTAGATGTGTGGTTATAGCTGGGACTGGGAGCAATTGCACTGAGAAGACTATTGAGATGACTAGGGAAGTATACGACTTTGGTGTAAGATGCGTTCTACTGGTTGATCCATACTATAATGGTCCAAGCTCCCTTGAGATAAGGAGAGAGTACATTGAGCCAGTTGCCCAAATGTTTCCAGATGTCTATGTGATACCATATGTTATTCCAGGTAGGACTGGAACGCAGCTGCTACCCCAAGACCTAGCGATCCTACACTCGAAGTTTAAGAATGTTAGGGCAGTTAAGGAGGCAACTGGAAACCTTGAGAATATGAAGTTGACTAGGAAGCTCTGCGGTGAGGACTTTGACATATTATCCGGCGATGACGATAAGACTTATGATATGATGATGAGCCCAGATATAAGGGCGAGTGGGGTTATCTCTGTTACATCTAACGTGGCTCCTGCTGCAACCCAGAAGTTTACTAGGGCTATACTTGAGGGTAGAGTTGAGGAGGCTAGAAGGCTGTCTGAAGCCCTTAAACCCCTATTTTCAATTGTGACCGTTAGGACCGAGGAGGAAACCCCATATGGTAATGTCACTTTTAGAGCTAGGAACCCGCTTCCATATAAGACACTCATGAGGGTTCTAGGTATGCCTTCCGGTCCATGTAGGCGTCCGCTTGGTAAGTTGACTAGGAAGGGCTTAAATGTAATATTGAATGTTGCGAGGACTGTTTATGAGAGGGATGCATGGATTTTTAAGCCTATAGAGGATTTCTTTGATGTAGATTTGGGCAGGCGCTTGTATGATGAAGGTCTCTTGGAGGATTTAGTGTATGAGCAATATTAG
- a CDS encoding winged helix-turn-helix transcriptional regulator: MDQIDLKILNILRENARVKYIKIARHIGLTEGAVRRRIKRLITNGIIKKFTIETSIDVEGIILIETETARTKEVVQDIRRIADKVFEISGEYDVAAFIRTHTIEELNSKVDEIRKIPWVLNTKTLIKLKD; the protein is encoded by the coding sequence GTGGATCAAATAGATCTCAAGATATTGAATATATTAAGGGAGAATGCCAGAGTCAAATATATTAAAATAGCGAGACATATTGGTTTAACTGAGGGCGCTGTGAGAAGAAGAATAAAACGACTGATTACGAATGGAATAATAAAGAAGTTCACTATTGAGACAAGCATAGATGTTGAGGGGATAATTCTAATCGAGACTGAGACAGCTAGAACTAAGGAGGTTGTTCAGGATATAAGGAGGATTGCTGATAAAGTGTTTGAGATCTCGGGGGAATATGATGTTGCGGCATTCATTCGAACTCATACAATTGAGGAATTAAATTCTAAAGTAGATGAGATAAGGAAGATCCCATGGGTTCTGAATACAAAGACCCTAATAAAACTCAAGGATTGA
- a CDS encoding prephenate dehydrogenase/arogenate dehydrogenase family protein translates to MIVAIIGGAGRMGSWFARYFLKHGCEVLISDLNVDRAELIAKSLGVRMVKSNVEAASIADLTLVSAPIDVTPTILLEIMPYLKEHAIVAEVSSLKSRVLPALKRIAERGVKSLSIHPLFGSGARDMVGGKIALIPVIDRVVEEDLTKRIFPEAEVIVVDCETHDEVMALTLALTHFINIVFASVVGEEDIRLLRSLGGTTFTLQLTLSEAVMSENPSLYASIQMDNECTVKYLDKFMSRAEKLRSIIESKNFDGFIEFFRLAQGLLSKDEGFAGAYERMYRALESI, encoded by the coding sequence TTGATTGTTGCTATAATTGGTGGAGCTGGAAGGATGGGCTCATGGTTTGCAAGATATTTTCTTAAGCATGGTTGTGAAGTTTTAATATCGGATTTGAATGTGGATAGAGCCGAGCTTATCGCAAAATCTTTAGGTGTAAGGATGGTTAAGAGTAATGTTGAGGCTGCGAGTATTGCTGATTTAACACTTGTATCAGCGCCAATCGATGTAACGCCAACAATCCTGCTTGAGATAATGCCCTATCTGAAGGAGCATGCAATCGTTGCTGAAGTATCATCTCTTAAATCTAGGGTTCTTCCAGCTTTAAAGAGAATTGCTGAGCGTGGAGTAAAAAGTTTGTCAATTCATCCACTTTTTGGCTCCGGCGCTCGGGATATGGTTGGTGGAAAGATTGCGCTTATACCGGTAATTGACCGTGTAGTTGAGGAGGATTTAACGAAAAGAATTTTCCCTGAAGCTGAAGTGATAGTTGTGGATTGTGAGACCCATGATGAGGTTATGGCTTTAACACTAGCCTTAACACACTTCATAAATATTGTTTTTGCGTCAGTTGTCGGTGAGGAGGATATACGTCTGCTTAGAAGTCTAGGTGGAACAACATTTACTTTGCAGCTGACTCTAAGTGAGGCTGTTATGAGCGAAAATCCATCACTTTATGCATCAATACAAATGGATAATGAGTGCACAGTTAAATACTTGGATAAGTTTATGTCTAGAGCTGAAAAATTGAGGAGCATTATTGAGAGCAAGAATTTTGATGGTTTCATAGAGTTTTTTAGGCTTGCTCAAGGATTACTTTCTAAAGATGAGGGGTTTGCTGGAGCTTATGAGAGGATGTATCGCGCACTCGAGTCTATTTGA
- a CDS encoding chorismate mutase, protein MDAGLEDLKALRDEVTRLTLEIIRLSGERVSLAKRIGEIKAQNNLPIEDPLVENELRVKVVDLSQKCGVDINFALKLLDLLLEESKRVQRDIIKSRFYKM, encoded by the coding sequence TTGGATGCTGGATTAGAGGATCTCAAGGCTCTTAGGGATGAGGTGACTAGACTGACACTCGAGATAATCCGCTTATCGGGTGAAAGGGTCTCTTTAGCTAAGAGGATAGGTGAGATAAAAGCTCAAAATAATCTGCCGATTGAAGATCCACTTGTTGAAAATGAATTGAGAGTTAAAGTTGTGGATTTAAGTCAAAAATGCGGTGTGGACATAAATTTTGCATTAAAGCTTCTGGATCTGCTGCTTGAGGAATCTAAGCGTGTTCAGCGGGATATTATTAAGTCTAGGTTCTATAAAATGTGA
- the argF gene encoding ornithine carbamoyltransferase, translating into MHLLNFKGLSGQQIMEIVDKGIEIKHDPEKYSDSLHGKTLAMIFQKTSTRTRVSFEVAMTQMGGHAIYMDWRATNFTIADIHDETQYLSRNVDCILARLLKNSDLQVMARASRVPVINGCDEKYHPTQIIADLITMKERKGSLKGVKLVYVGIHNNVCNSLIEACTKIGIEITTVTPIFNEPSRDDELLEEARRTGLWKTTLNLKEAIKDADFIYTDTWVDMEFFLDPKYAEEMERRIKLMMPYQLNRENIAGSNAWIMHDMPIHRGYEISSDMIEDPRSIIYEQSENRLYSAKAILLKLLGKY; encoded by the coding sequence ATGCACCTACTAAATTTTAAGGGTCTATCTGGACAGCAGATCATGGAGATAGTTGATAAGGGTATAGAGATAAAGCATGATCCAGAAAAATATAGCGACTCTCTACATGGAAAAACCCTAGCAATGATATTCCAGAAGACCTCAACTAGGACCAGAGTCTCTTTCGAAGTTGCCATGACGCAGATGGGTGGGCATGCAATATACATGGATTGGAGGGCAACAAACTTCACAATAGCAGATATACATGATGAAACCCAATACCTCTCACGAAACGTTGACTGCATATTAGCACGGCTACTAAAAAACTCTGATCTGCAAGTTATGGCTAGAGCCTCACGAGTTCCGGTTATAAATGGCTGTGATGAAAAATACCATCCAACCCAGATAATAGCCGATTTAATAACAATGAAGGAGAGGAAGGGCTCATTAAAGGGCGTAAAGCTGGTTTATGTTGGCATACACAATAATGTATGTAACTCTCTAATTGAGGCATGCACAAAAATCGGCATCGAGATAACTACTGTTACACCAATATTTAATGAACCTTCCAGAGATGATGAACTCTTAGAGGAAGCCAGAAGAACAGGACTTTGGAAGACAACATTAAACCTCAAAGAGGCTATTAAAGACGCTGACTTCATTTATACTGATACTTGGGTTGATATGGAGTTCTTCTTAGACCCTAAGTATGCGGAGGAGATGGAGAGACGTATAAAACTGATGATGCCTTATCAACTAAATAGGGAGAATATCGCTGGAAGCAATGCTTGGATAATGCATGATATGCCAATTCACCGCGGATACGAGATAAGCTCAGATATGATTGAGGATCCAAGATCAATAATATATGAGCAAAGCGAGAACAGACTATATTCAGCTAAAGCCATACTGCTCAAGTTACTTGGAAAATACTAA
- a CDS encoding 30S ribosomal protein S7 — protein sequence MSEAYKKYLLFGKWSFEGIEVKDPGLQRYISLKPVIIPHSMGRHEHHRFAKADVNIVERLVNQLMRPGKNAGKKARAIRFVKNAFEIIHLQTGRNPIEVLIRAIENAAPCEDTTRIMYGGIVYHQAVDVSPQRRVDLALRWIAEGARLAAFSNPKTFEECLAEEIILAANKDLKSYAIQRRNELERIALHAR from the coding sequence TTGAGTGAGGCATATAAGAAATATCTGCTCTTCGGAAAATGGAGCTTTGAGGGCATAGAGGTTAAAGACCCGGGACTTCAAAGATACATATCACTTAAGCCAGTTATTATACCCCACTCTATGGGTAGACATGAACATCATAGATTTGCAAAGGCTGATGTAAACATTGTTGAGAGACTTGTTAATCAACTTATGCGCCCAGGTAAAAACGCGGGGAAGAAAGCTAGAGCAATAAGGTTTGTGAAAAATGCATTTGAAATAATTCATCTCCAAACAGGCAGAAACCCAATTGAAGTGCTTATTAGAGCAATTGAGAATGCCGCACCATGTGAGGACACAACAAGGATAATGTATGGTGGAATAGTCTATCATCAAGCTGTGGATGTATCACCACAAAGAAGAGTTGATTTAGCATTACGCTGGATTGCTGAGGGCGCTAGGCTAGCGGCATTCAGTAACCCGAAAACATTCGAGGAGTGCCTGGCGGAAGAAATAATTTTAGCGGCTAATAAAGATCTTAAAAGCTATGCCATACAACGTAGAAATGAGCTTGAAAGAATAGCATTACATGCCCGTTAG
- a CDS encoding formylmethanofuran dehydrogenase subunit A, whose translation MSLLIKNGFVYDPINGVNGEVMDIAVEGGRIIEKVNEYGAQVIDASGMIVMPGGIDIHTHIAGSEVNAGRLLRPEDHIYDFEPKTPITRSGVGHSIPSTFTTGYRYTRMGYTFLCNPSMPPLEARHTHEELEDTPIVDKVTFPLLGDWWFVLEYLRDGLVKECAEHAAWMIMATKGYAIKIVNPGGLEAWGFGRNVKDLDDQVPYFNITPKEIIRGLCIVNKILNLPHTIHVHTNRLGQPGNYLTTIKTMECVEDLATSDKPVIHITHCQFSAFKGDSWANMRSGAEDIAKYVNRHSHVTLDMGQIVFTDTTTMTADGPWQYTLYEISGNKWVNHDVEVETSSGIVPFKYRRKSYVHAIMWSIGLELALLIEDPWKIYLTTDHPNGGPFTSYPRIISWLMSEKARERVLKRINRKAKAKSLLPSINREMTFYEIAIITRAGQAKALGLKSKGHLGIGADADISIYNIDPRKIDPSRDYKAVRRAFSNAAYTIKSGEIVAVNGRIVKAPAGRTYWINFEAYCGADCLLRAAAELKRKFRDYWTIEFDNYFIPERYLKISAPISIKAGV comes from the coding sequence ATGAGCCTACTCATAAAGAATGGGTTTGTCTATGATCCCATAAACGGCGTTAATGGGGAAGTTATGGATATAGCCGTTGAGGGTGGACGAATAATTGAGAAGGTTAATGAATATGGGGCTCAGGTGATAGATGCATCCGGAATGATCGTCATGCCAGGTGGAATTGATATTCATACCCATATAGCTGGTTCAGAGGTTAATGCGGGTAGACTTCTGAGACCAGAGGATCATATATATGATTTTGAGCCTAAAACACCTATCACTAGATCGGGTGTCGGACACTCCATCCCCTCAACATTCACAACAGGCTACCGTTACACCCGTATGGGCTACACATTCCTCTGTAACCCTTCCATGCCACCTCTAGAGGCTAGGCATACACATGAGGAGCTTGAGGATACCCCCATAGTTGATAAGGTGACTTTCCCGCTTCTAGGCGACTGGTGGTTTGTTCTAGAATATCTCAGGGATGGATTAGTCAAAGAATGCGCTGAACACGCCGCATGGATGATTATGGCGACAAAAGGTTACGCTATCAAAATCGTTAATCCGGGTGGATTAGAGGCTTGGGGCTTCGGTAGAAACGTTAAGGATCTAGATGACCAGGTCCCATACTTTAACATAACCCCTAAAGAGATTATCCGCGGGCTCTGCATAGTGAACAAGATTCTTAATCTGCCACATACAATACATGTTCACACAAATAGGCTTGGACAGCCAGGAAACTACCTTACGACAATTAAAACAATGGAGTGCGTTGAGGATCTTGCAACATCCGATAAGCCCGTAATCCACATCACCCACTGCCAATTCAGCGCATTTAAGGGCGATAGCTGGGCTAACATGAGATCCGGGGCTGAGGATATAGCCAAATATGTTAATAGGCATTCACACGTCACACTTGACATGGGACAGATTGTTTTCACCGATACAACCACAATGACTGCTGATGGACCATGGCAATACACGCTCTACGAGATCAGCGGGAATAAATGGGTTAACCATGATGTTGAGGTTGAGACGAGCTCCGGCATAGTTCCATTTAAATATAGGCGCAAGAGCTATGTTCATGCAATAATGTGGTCTATTGGACTTGAATTAGCCCTCCTAATAGAGGATCCATGGAAAATCTATTTGACAACAGATCACCCTAATGGAGGACCCTTCACCTCATATCCCAGAATCATATCTTGGCTTATGAGCGAAAAGGCTAGGGAGCGAGTCCTCAAAAGAATTAACAGGAAAGCCAAGGCTAAATCGCTACTTCCAAGCATAAATAGAGAGATGACTTTCTATGAGATAGCAATAATCACAAGAGCTGGGCAAGCAAAGGCGCTTGGCCTAAAGAGTAAGGGACACTTAGGTATAGGTGCCGATGCTGACATATCTATCTATAACATTGATCCAAGAAAAATTGATCCCTCACGGGATTATAAAGCTGTTCGAAGGGCATTTTCCAACGCCGCATACACAATTAAAAGTGGGGAGATAGTTGCCGTAAACGGGAGAATAGTTAAAGCTCCTGCTGGGAGAACATATTGGATAAACTTTGAAGCATATTGTGGAGCAGATTGCCTATTGAGAGCAGCCGCCGAATTAAAGAGAAAGTTTAGAGATTACTGGACTATTGAGTTTGACAACTACTTTATTCCGGAGAGATACCTCAAGATTTCAGCGCCAATATCTATTAAAGCGGGGGTGTAA
- a CDS encoding formylmethanofuran dehydrogenase subunit C: MTPKYKFRLPIYAECISPDILSGKSLEEMLKLKVWEGNRARTLDDLFHIKLERETEDGDLTINLTGDFIKVRRVGANMSYGKIIVNGDIGMHLGEGMRGGEIIVNGYADSWLGGSMKNGRIEVKGSTGDYIGAPYRGSKNGMSGGLIIIHGNAGREIGCLMRGGTIKVYGSVGHLAGINMTDGTIFIREDCAGEAGAQMRNGRIIICGYTPSVLPTFTIDSIRPSVDVNGEKITGPFYRFIGDIADNGEGKLFISKPKNPHLAFYEKYLS, translated from the coding sequence ATTACTCCAAAATATAAATTTAGGCTCCCAATATATGCTGAATGCATATCCCCAGATATTCTCTCCGGGAAAAGCCTGGAGGAGATGTTGAAGCTGAAAGTTTGGGAGGGTAATAGAGCCCGTACATTAGACGATCTCTTCCATATTAAACTTGAGCGGGAGACGGAGGACGGTGATCTCACAATAAACCTAACCGGAGATTTCATTAAGGTTAGAAGGGTTGGGGCTAATATGAGTTACGGAAAGATAATCGTTAACGGGGATATCGGCATGCATCTGGGTGAGGGGATGAGGGGCGGCGAGATAATTGTTAATGGATATGCTGATTCATGGCTCGGCGGCTCAATGAAGAATGGAAGAATAGAAGTTAAAGGTTCAACTGGGGACTATATTGGCGCACCATACCGTGGAAGTAAAAACGGAATGAGTGGAGGACTAATTATTATTCACGGCAATGCTGGCAGGGAAATTGGATGCTTAATGAGGGGTGGAACAATTAAAGTTTATGGTTCCGTCGGGCATTTGGCTGGCATAAACATGACCGATGGAACAATATTTATTCGAGAAGACTGCGCTGGTGAAGCCGGGGCTCAAATGCGTAATGGGAGAATAATTATATGCGGGTATACTCCATCCGTTTTACCAACATTCACAATAGATAGTATAAGACCAAGCGTTGATGTTAATGGTGAAAAGATAACTGGACCATTCTATAGGTTTATAGGTGATATAGCGGATAATGGTGAGGGAAAACTCTTCATATCAAAGCCCAAGAACCCGCACCTAGCATTTTATGAAAAATATCTTTCTTAG
- the mch gene encoding methenyltetrahydromethanopterin cyclohydrolase produces MPSINREAIKIVREICSNPEKYNVAIKRNSLGTCIIDAGINIRGGFLVGELITRICLGGLAKVNLSSIKIGNVRVPSIRVYTDYPSISTLGSQMAGWRIKVGEYLAMGSGPARALALKPKSIYEKIGYRDESDEAVIVLEALEEPPEEAIKIIAESCHVTPEKLFVIVTPTSSIAGLTQISGRVVEVGIYKLLELGLEPEKVLYAFGEAPIPPPHPDSVKSMGRANDAILYGGSAYYVVSHEDNYLRDIVKRAVSSASREYGKPFSEIFREAGQDFYKIDPQIFAPAKITIANKRTGKVFAAGKINAEILLRSIELIG; encoded by the coding sequence TTGCCCAGCATTAATAGGGAAGCCATTAAAATCGTGAGGGAAATCTGCAGTAACCCGGAAAAATATAATGTTGCTATTAAGAGAAACAGTTTAGGCACATGTATAATTGATGCTGGAATAAATATTAGGGGCGGCTTTCTCGTAGGGGAATTAATAACAAGAATCTGCCTAGGCGGACTTGCCAAAGTAAATCTTTCATCGATAAAGATAGGTAATGTGAGGGTTCCGTCAATAAGAGTCTACACGGATTATCCATCAATATCAACATTAGGCTCGCAGATGGCTGGCTGGAGAATTAAAGTTGGCGAATACTTAGCCATGGGTTCAGGTCCAGCAAGAGCCCTAGCCCTAAAGCCCAAGAGCATATATGAAAAGATAGGATATAGGGATGAGTCTGATGAAGCCGTTATTGTTTTGGAGGCACTCGAGGAGCCGCCTGAAGAAGCCATTAAAATCATCGCTGAATCATGCCATGTGACCCCTGAAAAATTATTTGTAATAGTTACGCCAACATCCTCAATAGCTGGCTTAACCCAGATTTCTGGCAGAGTGGTTGAGGTCGGCATATATAAGCTTCTCGAACTTGGATTGGAACCGGAAAAAGTGCTATACGCTTTCGGGGAGGCGCCGATTCCGCCACCCCACCCGGATAGTGTTAAGTCTATGGGTAGAGCGAATGATGCAATACTTTACGGCGGCTCAGCATATTATGTTGTAAGCCACGAAGATAATTATTTGAGAGATATCGTTAAGAGGGCAGTTTCATCAGCATCAAGAGAATATGGAAAACCATTCTCGGAGATATTCAGAGAGGCTGGGCAAGACTTCTACAAAATTGACCCACAAATATTTGCGCCAGCCAAGATAACGATTGCCAATAAGAGGACTGGAAAAGTTTTTGCCGCTGGAAAAATAAATGCGGAGATACTGCTCAGATCCATAGAGTTAATAGGCTGA
- a CDS encoding Coenzyme F420 hydrogenase/dehydrogenase, beta subunit C-terminal domain, with translation MPLQRVTFEETLKKHVIDSLLCTGCASCVISCPFNCLEYAEGSPRLISECKVCGICAQICPKFNLSIPDLERFIFNRERSINEEFGVYKRVLVTQTTSSEIMSVCQDGGVVTSLLTFALEEGIIDGAVLSGGSLDKPLKGVPKLALSKNDILECAGTKYTYSPNMLALRDGVRRKIGKLAFVGTPCQIHAIRRIQMLPLKKYANPVKFTIGLFCSESFTYEGLINQILKAGIKPDDVIRINIKGKLLLKMRNGEVKALPLKDFKASSCVFCNTCLDFSAELADISAGGLGLEGWTLTIVRSEIGDELFSKAESRGVIRAKPLEDKNLLDLLIKISRRKRERNKAPT, from the coding sequence ATGCCTCTCCAAAGAGTTACTTTTGAGGAAACGCTGAAGAAGCATGTTATCGATTCTCTCCTTTGCACTGGTTGCGCATCTTGTGTCATCTCATGCCCATTCAATTGTCTTGAATATGCTGAGGGTAGCCCCAGACTTATAAGTGAATGTAAGGTTTGTGGAATATGTGCTCAAATATGCCCAAAATTTAATCTCTCTATTCCGGATCTTGAGCGCTTCATATTTAATAGGGAGCGTAGTATTAATGAGGAATTCGGTGTTTATAAGCGTGTTCTCGTGACACAGACGACGAGTAGTGAAATTATGAGCGTATGCCAGGATGGTGGGGTTGTAACATCACTTCTAACATTTGCTTTGGAAGAAGGAATAATTGACGGCGCCGTCCTATCTGGCGGAAGCCTAGATAAACCGTTGAAGGGTGTTCCCAAGCTGGCTTTATCAAAAAATGATATTCTTGAATGTGCTGGAACAAAATACACGTACTCGCCAAATATGCTTGCGCTTAGGGATGGCGTCCGGAGGAAAATTGGAAAATTAGCCTTTGTTGGGACGCCATGTCAGATTCATGCCATTAGAAGAATTCAGATGCTCCCGCTAAAAAAGTATGCGAATCCAGTCAAATTCACTATAGGACTATTCTGCAGTGAGAGCTTCACTTACGAGGGGCTTATTAATCAGATTCTTAAAGCTGGGATTAAGCCAGATGATGTAATTAGGATTAATATAAAGGGTAAATTGCTTCTTAAAATGAGGAATGGCGAAGTTAAAGCGTTGCCCTTAAAAGATTTTAAGGCATCCTCATGCGTTTTCTGCAACACATGCTTAGATTTCTCCGCTGAGCTGGCTGATATATCTGCTGGTGGTCTAGGTCTTGAGGGCTGGACTCTGACAATAGTACGTAGTGAAATCGGAGATGAATTATTTAGTAAAGCTGAATCTAGGGGGGTTATTAGAGCAAAACCCCTGGAGGATAAGAATCTTCTAGATCTCCTGATAAAGATTTCTAGGAGGAAAAGGGAGCGCAATAAAGCGCCGACATAG
- a CDS encoding metallophosphoesterase: MDLNSLINESITVKPKVFLELINDVGNILSSEQERGIRGLALIGKLIYIPSQGEAIIVGDIHGDLSSLKHILSETRFIDRVQHEHNLYLIFLGDYGDRGVYSPEVYYIILMLKKMFPENIILIQGNHEGPEDLLARPHDLPYHLRRKFGLEGLRVYEELSRLFRRFYTAVIIKDMFVMLHGGVPSEMRSVDDLAFAYKKHPAESHLEEILWSDPIDELDGKYPSPRGAGYLFGESITKNFLNTLGVKLLIRGHEPVDGGYKFNHNGKVLTLFSRKGAPYYNTYAAYLTLKLSLIHYSIDDIKRSIRIF, from the coding sequence ATGGATTTAAACAGCTTAATCAATGAATCCATAACCGTTAAACCAAAGGTGTTCCTAGAGCTAATTAATGATGTTGGCAATATACTTTCTAGTGAGCAAGAAAGAGGCATAAGAGGGTTAGCTCTTATCGGTAAGCTTATTTATATCCCATCTCAAGGCGAAGCAATAATTGTAGGAGATATCCACGGTGACCTATCAAGCCTAAAACACATATTATCTGAAACGAGATTCATAGATAGAGTTCAGCATGAGCATAATTTATATCTGATTTTCCTCGGCGACTATGGTGATAGAGGCGTATACTCGCCAGAAGTTTATTACATAATTTTAATGTTGAAGAAAATGTTCCCAGAGAACATAATCCTCATTCAAGGCAATCATGAGGGACCGGAAGATTTACTCGCACGCCCACACGACCTACCATATCACTTAAGAAGGAAGTTTGGTTTGGAGGGATTAAGGGTTTATGAAGAGTTAAGCCGTCTTTTTAGGAGATTCTATACGGCTGTGATCATTAAAGACATGTTCGTAATGCTTCATGGTGGGGTTCCAAGTGAAATGAGAAGCGTGGATGATCTTGCATTTGCATACAAGAAGCATCCTGCCGAAAGCCATTTAGAGGAGATATTATGGAGTGATCCAATAGACGAGTTAGATGGAAAGTATCCATCCCCGCGTGGAGCAGGATACTTATTTGGCGAAAGTATAACAAAGAATTTCCTTAACACTCTAGGCGTTAAACTCTTAATTAGGGGTCATGAGCCAGTAGACGGGGGATATAAATTCAATCATAATGGAAAGGTTTTAACATTATTCTCAAGGAAGGGAGCACCATACTACAATACCTATGCAGCATATTTAACCCTAAAATTATCACTCATCCACTATTCCATAGATGATATTAAGCGATCAATTCGGATATTTTAA